In Pseudomonas sp. MYb327, one DNA window encodes the following:
- a CDS encoding alkaline phosphatase family protein — translation MKHNVILVVLDGLNYEVARHAMGHLQAYVGAGRAALYKLECELPALSRPLYECILTGVTPIDSGIVHNNVSRLSNQRSIYHYATDAGLKTAAAAYHWVSELYNRSPFVEARDRHTDNPDLPIQHGHFYWSDHYPDSHLFADAENLRLRHSPNFLLVHPMNIDDAGHKHGLDTPQYRNSARFADIFLADYLQGWLNAGYQVLVTADHGMNNDRSHNGLLPEEREVPLYVLGDGFSFNTNAAPKQTEICGTVCELLGVPHDKPVCRELLK, via the coding sequence ATGAAACACAACGTCATCCTTGTCGTTCTCGACGGCCTCAACTACGAAGTCGCCCGCCACGCCATGGGGCACTTGCAGGCTTACGTCGGCGCAGGACGCGCAGCGCTTTATAAGCTGGAATGCGAATTGCCGGCCCTGTCCCGTCCTCTCTACGAGTGCATCCTGACCGGTGTCACGCCGATCGACAGCGGCATCGTCCACAACAACGTCTCGCGCCTGTCCAATCAGCGCAGCATCTATCACTACGCCACTGATGCCGGCCTGAAAACCGCCGCGGCGGCGTATCACTGGGTCAGTGAGTTGTATAACCGTTCGCCCTTCGTCGAGGCCCGGGATCGTCATACCGACAACCCCGACCTGCCGATCCAGCACGGGCATTTCTACTGGAGCGATCACTACCCGGACTCGCACTTGTTCGCCGACGCCGAAAACCTGCGCCTGCGCCATTCGCCGAATTTCCTGCTGGTTCACCCCATGAACATCGACGACGCCGGCCACAAACACGGTCTCGACACCCCGCAATACCGCAACAGCGCCCGCTTCGCCGACATCTTCCTCGCTGACTATCTGCAAGGTTGGCTCAATGCCGGTTATCAAGTGCTGGTGACCGCCGACCACGGAATGAACAACGACCGCTCCCACAACGGCTTGCTGCCCGAAGAACGCGAAGTGCCGCTGTACGTCCTCGGCGATGGCTTCAGTTTCAACACCAATGCCGCACCAAAGCAGACGGAAATTTGCGGCACCGTTTGTGAACTGCTGGGCGTGCCCCACGACAAACCCGTGTGCCGGGAGTTGCTCAAGTGA
- a CDS encoding ABC transporter substrate-binding protein, with the protein MKQFFLASLLGSTIAMCTAAMAADDLKTLEAAAKAEGAVNSVGMPDDWANWKGTWEDLAKKYGLKHIDTDMSSAQEIAKFAAEKDNASADIGDVGAAFGPIAVKQGVVQPYKPSTWDQIPDWAKDKDGNWALAYTGTIAFIVNKKLLHGSEVPTKWSDLKTGKYKVSIGDVSTAAQAANGVLAAALANGGDEKNLQPALLLFADIAKQGRLSMSNPVIGAMEKGEIEVGVVWDFNGLSYKAKMANPDDYVVLIPSDGSVISGYTTIINKYAKNPNAAKLTREYIFSDAGQINLAKGNARPIRAEHITLPDDVKAKLLPNEQYKKVTPIKDADAWEKTSKALPQKWNEEVIVEMK; encoded by the coding sequence ATGAAACAGTTTTTCCTGGCATCACTGTTAGGCTCGACCATTGCCATGTGCACCGCCGCCATGGCGGCTGATGATCTGAAAACCCTGGAAGCCGCTGCGAAAGCGGAAGGCGCAGTCAACAGCGTCGGCATGCCCGATGACTGGGCCAACTGGAAAGGCACCTGGGAAGACCTAGCCAAGAAATACGGCCTGAAACACATCGACACCGACATGAGCTCGGCGCAGGAAATCGCCAAGTTCGCCGCTGAAAAAGACAACGCCAGCGCCGACATCGGCGACGTCGGTGCCGCCTTCGGCCCGATCGCGGTCAAGCAAGGCGTGGTGCAACCGTACAAACCTTCCACCTGGGATCAGATTCCAGACTGGGCCAAGGACAAAGACGGCAACTGGGCGCTGGCCTACACCGGTACCATCGCCTTCATCGTCAACAAAAAGCTGCTGCACGGTTCCGAAGTGCCGACCAAATGGTCTGACCTCAAGACCGGCAAGTACAAGGTTTCCATCGGTGACGTAAGCACCGCTGCCCAGGCGGCGAACGGCGTTCTGGCTGCGGCACTGGCTAACGGTGGCGACGAGAAAAACCTGCAACCTGCGCTGTTGCTGTTTGCCGACATCGCCAAGCAGGGTCGCCTGTCGATGTCCAACCCGGTCATTGGTGCCATGGAGAAAGGCGAAATCGAAGTCGGCGTGGTCTGGGACTTCAACGGCCTGAGCTACAAGGCCAAGATGGCCAATCCGGATGATTACGTGGTGCTGATCCCGTCCGACGGTTCGGTAATTTCCGGCTACACCACCATCATCAACAAATACGCCAAGAACCCGAACGCCGCCAAGCTGACCCGCGAGTACATCTTCAGCGACGCCGGCCAGATCAACTTGGCAAAAGGCAACGCCCGTCCGATCCGCGCCGAGCACATCACACTGCCGGATGACGTGAAAGCCAAGCTGCTGCCGAACGAGCAGTACAAAAAGGTTACGCCGATCAAGGACGCGGATGCGTGGGAGAAGACTTCCAAGGCCCTGCCGCAGAAGTGGAACGAAGAAGTTATTGTCGAAATGAAGTAA
- a CDS encoding UTRA domain-containing protein produces MRDEATKAVTAIGQVLQEQLDHGLLAAGSKLPAERKLSELFGTTRITVREALLQLEAQGQIYREERRGWFVSPPRLAYNLMQRSHFHAMVSAQGRVPSTEVISARLLPASAAVCAWLQLPALSSVIQICRSRRIDGRLVLYVEHYLNPQYFPGILEFDLNQSITELYARHYDLHYGRVRFEIVPTALSVDAAAALRVSVGSPGLRIARVNYDQHERLIDCDLEFWRHDAIHVGVDVV; encoded by the coding sequence ATGCGTGATGAGGCTACAAAAGCGGTGACAGCCATCGGCCAAGTGCTTCAGGAGCAACTGGATCACGGGTTGCTGGCGGCCGGCAGCAAGTTACCGGCCGAGCGCAAGCTCAGTGAGTTGTTCGGGACAACGCGGATCACTGTGCGTGAAGCGTTGTTGCAATTGGAGGCCCAAGGGCAGATTTATCGCGAAGAGCGTCGCGGCTGGTTCGTTTCGCCACCGCGCCTGGCGTACAACTTGATGCAACGCAGTCACTTCCACGCCATGGTCAGCGCCCAGGGGCGGGTGCCGTCCACCGAAGTGATTTCGGCGCGATTGCTGCCAGCGTCGGCGGCGGTTTGTGCCTGGTTGCAGCTGCCGGCGCTGTCGAGCGTGATTCAGATCTGTCGCTCGCGGCGTATTGACGGACGGTTGGTGCTGTACGTGGAGCACTACCTGAATCCGCAGTATTTTCCGGGGATTCTGGAGTTCGATTTGAATCAGTCGATCACCGAGTTGTACGCGCGGCATTACGATTTGCACTACGGCCGCGTGCGTTTCGAGATTGTGCCGACGGCGTTGTCGGTGGATGCAGCAGCGGCTTTGCGTGTGTCAGTGGGGAGCCCGGGATTACGCATTGCCCGGGTCAATTATGATCAGCATGAGCGGTTGATCGACTGTGATCTGGAGTTCTGGCGGCATGATGCGATTCATGTCGGGGTGGATGTAGTTTGA
- a CDS encoding mechanosensitive ion channel domain-containing protein, with protein sequence MLARLFALPCFFLVCLMTLLPMAPAQAVGLPGLLNSSAKAQPEAQEPLGQSLDEVIKSLENDQQRTKLLADLKKLRDATKKAQPATEEGVLGLIGGTLASFEKQFTGADSPLTRWSSEFDLAKAELAALVLPANEWLPIIFAFAMILMVWSLLAAALIWVSHRVRMRFGLTEELPQHPRALDMLRFALRKLGPWLIALVITVYLSYVLPSSLGKSLAMVLAYALVVGTCFSAICVIAFSLLDGPHRHRALYILRHQAFRPLWLIGSFAAFGEALNDPRLVDSLGVHLAHTAATVANVLAALSTGLFILRFRRPIAHLIRNQPLSRRLTRRALSDTIDILGTFWYVPALVLVGISLFATFVSAGDTSTALRQSLICTVLLVLCMVINGLVRRHALKPQRGVKRHALYSERLKNFFYTLAHLLVWLAFIELGLRVWGMSLITFTEGEGHEVSVKLFSLAGTLIFAWLIWILSDTAVHHALTRSRKGLANARAQTMMPLIRNVLFVAIFIVALIVALANMGMNVTPLLAGAGVIGLAIGFGAQSLVADLITGLFIIIEDSLAIDDYVDVGGHLGTVEGLTIRTVRLRDIDGIVHTIPFSEIKSIKNYSREFGYAIFRVAVPASMDIDNAIKLMREVGQKMRTDPLQRRNIWSPLEIQGVESFESGNAILRARFKTAPIKQWEVSRAFNLSLKRHLDEAGMDLATPRMSVQVITAGGGPQKE encoded by the coding sequence GTGCTCGCTCGTCTTTTCGCCTTGCCGTGTTTTTTCCTTGTCTGCCTCATGACGCTGCTGCCGATGGCGCCTGCCCAGGCGGTCGGTTTGCCAGGCTTGCTCAACAGCTCGGCGAAGGCCCAGCCCGAGGCGCAGGAACCGCTCGGGCAATCCCTGGACGAAGTGATCAAGTCGCTGGAGAACGATCAGCAGCGCACCAAACTGCTCGCGGATTTGAAGAAGCTGCGCGACGCCACGAAAAAAGCCCAACCGGCCACCGAAGAGGGCGTGTTGGGTTTGATTGGCGGGACACTGGCCAGTTTCGAAAAGCAATTTACCGGAGCTGACAGTCCGCTCACTCGCTGGTCCAGCGAGTTCGACCTGGCCAAAGCTGAACTGGCGGCGCTGGTGTTGCCGGCCAACGAATGGCTGCCGATCATCTTCGCTTTCGCCATGATCCTGATGGTCTGGAGCCTGTTGGCGGCGGCGCTGATTTGGGTCAGCCATCGGGTGCGCATGCGCTTCGGCCTGACCGAAGAACTGCCGCAACACCCCAGAGCCCTGGACATGTTGCGCTTCGCCCTGCGCAAACTGGGGCCGTGGCTGATTGCCTTGGTCATCACTGTTTACCTGAGCTATGTGCTGCCTTCTTCCCTGGGCAAAAGCCTGGCGATGGTTCTGGCTTATGCGCTGGTGGTTGGCACCTGTTTTTCCGCAATCTGCGTGATCGCTTTTTCCTTGCTCGACGGTCCGCACCGCCATCGCGCCTTGTACATCCTGCGGCATCAGGCCTTCCGACCGCTGTGGCTGATCGGCAGTTTCGCCGCGTTCGGCGAAGCCCTGAACGATCCACGTTTGGTCGACAGCCTTGGCGTCCATCTGGCGCATACCGCCGCGACAGTGGCCAACGTATTGGCGGCGCTGTCCACCGGATTGTTCATCCTGCGTTTCCGCAGGCCGATTGCCCACTTGATCCGCAACCAGCCACTGTCCCGGCGCCTGACCCGCCGCGCCCTCAGCGATACCATCGATATTCTCGGCACCTTCTGGTACGTGCCAGCGCTGGTACTGGTGGGGATTTCATTGTTCGCCACGTTCGTTTCCGCCGGCGATACCAGCACCGCGCTGCGCCAGTCGTTGATCTGCACGGTTTTGCTGGTGTTGTGCATGGTGATCAACGGGCTGGTACGACGTCATGCCCTGAAACCGCAACGCGGCGTGAAGCGTCACGCACTGTATTCAGAACGCCTGAAAAACTTCTTCTATACCCTCGCCCACCTATTGGTGTGGCTGGCATTCATCGAACTCGGCCTGCGGGTCTGGGGTATGTCGCTGATCACGTTTACCGAGGGTGAAGGCCATGAAGTCAGCGTCAAGCTGTTCAGCCTTGCCGGCACGCTGATCTTTGCGTGGCTGATCTGGATCCTCAGCGACACCGCCGTACACCACGCTCTCACCCGCTCGCGCAAAGGCCTGGCCAACGCCCGCGCGCAGACGATGATGCCGTTGATCCGCAACGTGCTGTTCGTGGCCATTTTCATCGTCGCGCTGATCGTTGCCCTGGCGAATATGGGCATGAACGTCACGCCACTATTGGCCGGTGCCGGTGTGATCGGCCTGGCGATCGGTTTCGGCGCACAATCGCTGGTGGCCGACCTGATCACCGGTCTGTTCATCATCATCGAAGACTCACTGGCCATCGACGACTACGTGGACGTGGGCGGGCACCTGGGGACTGTCGAAGGCCTGACGATCCGCACCGTACGCCTGCGGGACATCGACGGCATCGTCCACACCATTCCGTTCAGTGAAATCAAAAGCATCAAGAACTACTCCCGGGAATTCGGCTACGCGATTTTCCGGGTCGCAGTGCCGGCCAGCATGGACATCGACAACGCGATCAAATTGATGCGCGAAGTCGGCCAGAAAATGCGCACCGACCCGCTGCAACGACGCAATATCTGGTCGCCACTGGAGATTCAGGGGGTAGAAAGTTTCGAGTCGGGCAATGCGATTCTTCGCGCCCGTTTCAAGACAGCGCCGATCAAGCAGTGGGAAGTTTCGCGGGCGTTCAACCTTTCGCTTAAACGGCATCTGGATGAAGCCGGGATGGATCTGGCGACGCCGCGGATGAGTGTGCAGGTCATCACCGCCGGTGGCGGCCCGCAGAAGGAGTAG
- a CDS encoding M18 family aminopeptidase encodes MREELNQGLIDFLKASPTPFHATASLVQRLEAAGYQRLDEREPWHTEANGRYYVTRNDSSIVAVKMGRHSPLHGGIRLVGAHTDSPCLRVKPQPELQRQGFWQLGVEVYGGALLAPWFDRDLSLAGRVTFRRDGKVESQLIDFKAPIAIIPNLAIHLNREANMGWAINAQTELPPVLAQFAGDERVDFRAVLTDQLAREHGLNADVVLDYELSFYDTQSAAVIGLHGDFIAGARLDNLLSCYAGLQALLTADTDETCVLVCNDHEEVGSCSACGADGPMLEQTLRRLLPEGDEFVRTIQKSLLVSADNAHGVHPNYADKHDANHGPKLNAGPVIKVNSNQRYATNSETAGFFRHLCMAEEVPVQSFVVRSDMGCGSTIGPITASHLGVRTVDIGLPTFAMHSIRELCGNHDLAHLVKVLSAFYACRELP; translated from the coding sequence ATGCGCGAAGAGTTGAACCAAGGCCTGATCGACTTTCTCAAGGCCTCCCCTACCCCGTTCCATGCCACCGCCAGCCTCGTTCAGCGCCTGGAAGCGGCGGGCTACCAACGCCTCGACGAGCGCGAGCCATGGCACACCGAAGCCAACGGCCGTTACTACGTCACCCGTAACGATTCTTCGATCGTCGCCGTCAAAATGGGCCGCCATTCGCCACTGCACGGCGGTATTCGCCTGGTTGGTGCCCACACTGACAGTCCGTGCCTGCGCGTCAAGCCGCAGCCGGAACTGCAACGCCAGGGTTTCTGGCAACTGGGCGTCGAAGTCTACGGCGGTGCACTGCTGGCACCGTGGTTTGACCGCGACCTGTCCCTGGCCGGCCGCGTGACCTTCCGCCGCGACGGTAAGGTCGAGAGCCAGTTGATCGACTTCAAGGCACCGATCGCGATCATCCCGAACCTGGCCATTCACCTTAATCGTGAAGCCAACATGGGCTGGGCGATCAACGCCCAGACCGAATTGCCTCCGGTGCTGGCGCAATTTGCCGGTGACGAGCGCGTGGATTTCCGCGCGGTGCTTACTGACCAACTCGCTCGCGAACACGGACTGAACGCCGACGTCGTGCTGGATTACGAACTGAGTTTCTACGACACCCAAAGCGCTGCCGTCATCGGCCTGCATGGCGACTTCATCGCCGGCGCGCGCCTGGATAACCTGCTGTCGTGCTACGCCGGCCTGCAAGCACTGCTCACCGCCGACACCGACGAAACCTGCGTGCTGGTCTGCAACGACCATGAAGAAGTCGGCTCCTGCTCGGCTTGCGGGGCTGATGGCCCGATGCTTGAGCAAACCTTGCGACGCCTGCTGCCTGAAGGTGATGAATTCGTACGCACCATTCAGAAATCCCTGCTGGTCTCAGCCGACAATGCCCACGGCGTACACCCGAACTACGCCGACAAGCACGACGCCAACCATGGCCCTAAGCTCAACGCCGGCCCGGTGATCAAGGTCAACAGCAACCAGCGCTACGCCACCAACAGCGAAACCGCCGGGTTCTTCCGCCACTTGTGCATGGCCGAAGAAGTGCCGGTGCAAAGCTTCGTGGTACGCAGCGACATGGGTTGCGGCTCGACCATCGGCCCGATCACCGCCAGCCACCTGGGCGTGCGCACCGTGGATATCGGCCTGCCGACGTTCGCCATGCACTCGATCCGAGAGTTGTGCGGGAACCATGACCTGGCACATCTGGTGAAAGTGTTGAGCGCCTTTTACGCCTGCCGCGAATTACCATAA
- a CDS encoding RluA family pseudouridine synthase, with the protein MPLSNVHIIHQDAAVLVVNKPTLLLSVPGRADDNKDCLITRLQENGYPEARIVHRLDWETSGIILLARDPDTHRELSRQFHDRETEKAYTALCWGQPELDSGSIDLPLRYDPPTKPRHVVDHEFGKHALTFWRVLERCGDWCRVELTPITGRSHQLRVHMLSIGHPLLGDGLYAHEQALAAWPRLCLHASMLSFTHPETGDRLRFECPAPF; encoded by the coding sequence ATGCCGTTGTCCAACGTCCACATCATCCATCAGGATGCCGCCGTACTGGTGGTGAACAAACCGACTTTGTTGCTCTCCGTCCCTGGCCGGGCCGATGACAACAAGGATTGCCTGATTACCCGCCTGCAAGAAAACGGCTATCCGGAAGCGCGAATCGTCCACCGACTGGATTGGGAAACCTCCGGCATCATCCTGTTGGCCCGCGATCCCGATACGCACCGTGAACTGTCTCGGCAATTTCACGACCGCGAAACCGAAAAAGCCTACACAGCACTGTGCTGGGGTCAGCCTGAACTCGACAGCGGCAGCATCGATTTACCGCTGCGCTACGATCCGCCTACCAAGCCGCGCCATGTGGTCGACCATGAATTCGGCAAACATGCATTGACCTTCTGGCGCGTACTGGAACGTTGCGGCGACTGGTGTCGTGTGGAGCTGACACCCATCACGGGGCGCTCGCACCAGTTGCGCGTGCACATGCTATCGATTGGTCATCCGCTGCTGGGCGACGGGCTCTATGCCCATGAGCAGGCGCTCGCCGCCTGGCCGCGCCTTTGCCTGCACGCCAGCATGCTCAGCTTCACCCATCCCGAAACTGGCGATCGCTTGCGCTTCGAGTGTCCCGCGCCGTTTTGA
- the minE gene encoding cell division topological specificity factor MinE, giving the protein MNLFDFFRANKKQSTASVAKERLQIIVAHERGQRSTPDYLPALQKELVEVIRKYVNIGSDDVHVALESQGSCSILELNITLPDR; this is encoded by the coding sequence ATGAACCTTTTTGACTTCTTTCGTGCCAACAAAAAGCAAAGCACCGCGTCGGTAGCGAAAGAGCGTCTACAGATCATCGTGGCGCACGAACGCGGCCAACGCAGCACCCCGGACTACCTGCCAGCCTTGCAGAAGGAACTGGTTGAGGTGATTCGCAAGTACGTCAATATCGGGTCCGATGACGTGCACGTCGCACTGGAAAGCCAGGGCAGCTGCTCGATTCTGGAACTCAATATCACCCTGCCAGATCGCTAG
- the minD gene encoding septum site-determining protein MinD translates to MAKILVVTSGKGGVGKTTTSAAIGTGLALRGHKTVIVDFDVGLRNLDLIMGCERRVVYDFVNVVNGEANLQQALIKDKRLENLYVLAASQTRDKDALTVEGVEKVMMQLKEDFEFVVCDSPAGIEKGAHLAMYFADEAIVVTNPEVSSVRDSDRMLGLLASKSRRAERGEDPIKEHLLITRYHPERVSKGEMLGVEDVKEILSVALLGVIPESQAVLKASNQGVPVILDDQSDAGQAYSDTVDRLLGKTVEHRFLDVQKKGFFERLFGGN, encoded by the coding sequence TTGGCCAAGATTCTCGTGGTTACATCCGGCAAGGGTGGTGTGGGTAAGACCACCACCAGCGCCGCTATCGGTACCGGCCTCGCTCTGCGCGGCCACAAAACAGTGATCGTCGACTTCGACGTCGGTTTGCGTAACCTCGACCTGATCATGGGTTGCGAGCGTCGCGTGGTGTATGACTTCGTCAACGTGGTGAACGGCGAAGCCAACCTGCAACAGGCCCTGATCAAAGACAAACGCCTGGAAAACCTCTACGTACTGGCTGCGAGCCAGACCCGCGACAAAGACGCGCTGACCGTCGAAGGCGTGGAAAAAGTCATGATGCAACTCAAGGAAGACTTCGAGTTCGTGGTCTGCGACTCCCCGGCCGGCATCGAGAAAGGCGCCCACCTGGCCATGTACTTCGCCGATGAAGCGATCGTCGTGACCAACCCGGAAGTCTCCTCGGTGCGTGACTCGGACCGCATGCTCGGCCTGCTGGCCAGCAAGTCCCGTCGCGCCGAACGCGGCGAAGATCCGATCAAGGAACATTTGCTGATTACCCGCTACCACCCTGAACGTGTGAGCAAAGGCGAAATGCTCGGCGTGGAAGACGTTAAGGAAATCCTCTCGGTGGCCCTGCTCGGTGTGATCCCTGAATCCCAGGCGGTGCTCAAGGCATCCAACCAGGGCGTTCCGGTGATTCTTGACGACCAGAGCGATGCCGGCCAGGCCTACAGCGATACCGTAGACCGCCTGTTGGGCAAAACCGTGGAACATCGTTTCCTCGATGTACAGAAGAAGGGATTCTTCGAGCGCCTGTTTGGAGGCAACTAA
- the minC gene encoding septum site-determining protein MinC, translating into MSQTEPLDQDPVFQLKGSMLAITVLELARNDLESLDRQLAAKVAQAPGFFSNAPLVLALDKLPANEGAVDLPGLMRVCRQHGLRTLAIRASRIEDIAAAIAVDLPVLPPSGARERPLDLNEGVVAKKPEKPPEPTIKPTKIITSPVRGGQQIYAQGSDLVVISSVSPGAELLADGNIHVYGPMRGRVLAGVKGDTKARIFCQQMSAELISIAGHYKVSEDLRRDPLWGSGVQVSLSGDVLNIIRL; encoded by the coding sequence ATGAGCCAAACCGAACCGCTAGACCAAGATCCCGTGTTCCAGCTGAAGGGCAGCATGCTCGCCATTACGGTGCTGGAACTGGCCCGTAACGACCTCGAAAGCCTCGACCGGCAACTGGCCGCCAAAGTCGCCCAGGCGCCTGGTTTTTTCAGCAATGCGCCGCTGGTCCTCGCCCTGGACAAACTCCCTGCCAATGAAGGTGCCGTCGACCTGCCGGGCCTGATGCGTGTGTGCCGCCAACATGGCCTGCGCACTCTGGCGATCCGAGCCAGCCGCATCGAAGACATCGCCGCCGCCATCGCGGTCGATCTGCCGGTGCTGCCGCCGTCCGGCGCCCGTGAGCGCCCGCTGGACCTGAACGAAGGCGTCGTGGCGAAAAAACCGGAAAAACCACCGGAGCCGACGATCAAACCGACCAAAATCATCACGTCGCCAGTACGTGGTGGCCAGCAGATTTATGCACAAGGAAGCGATCTGGTGGTGATTTCCTCGGTCAGCCCGGGGGCGGAACTTCTCGCCGATGGCAACATCCATGTATACGGCCCGATGCGTGGTCGTGTGTTGGCCGGGGTCAAAGGCGACACGAAAGCCAGGATTTTCTGTCAGCAAATGAGCGCTGAACTGATCTCTATCGCCGGGCATTACAAGGTTTCCGAAGATCTGCGCCGCGATCCTTTATGGGGTTCGGGCGTGCAGGTCAGCCTGTCAGGCGACGTGTTGAACATCATTCGGCTTTAA
- a CDS encoding lipid A biosynthesis lauroyl acyltransferase — translation MDRPRFRTAFLSPRFWPLWCGLGLLWLIVQLPYPALLWIGRALGALMYRAAGDRRRIAKRNLELCFPEKSAAERKRLLKENFASTGIAFFEMAMSWWWSRERLAKLAHIEGLEYLQQAQREGKGVILMAVHFTTLEIGAALLGQQHTIDGMYREHKNPLFDYVQRRGRERHNLDSLAVEREDVRGMLKLLRAGRAIWYAPDQDYGAKQSIFVPLFGIQAATVTATSKFARLGKALVVPFTQERLADGSGYRLVIHAPLEGFPGETEEADCLRINQWIEGVLRDCPEQYLWAHRRFKSRPPGEPKLYAKRG, via the coding sequence ATGGATCGCCCGCGTTTTCGAACAGCATTTCTCTCTCCACGTTTCTGGCCGCTGTGGTGTGGCTTGGGGCTGTTGTGGCTGATCGTGCAGTTGCCGTACCCGGCATTGCTGTGGATCGGCCGTGCTCTGGGCGCCTTGATGTATCGAGCGGCCGGCGACCGACGGCGCATTGCCAAGCGCAATCTGGAACTGTGTTTCCCAGAAAAGTCCGCTGCCGAGCGCAAGCGCCTGCTCAAGGAAAACTTCGCCTCTACCGGCATCGCCTTCTTCGAAATGGCGATGAGCTGGTGGTGGTCCCGTGAGCGCCTGGCGAAGCTGGCCCATATCGAAGGGCTGGAGTATTTGCAGCAGGCGCAGCGCGAAGGCAAGGGTGTGATCCTGATGGCCGTGCATTTCACCACGCTGGAAATCGGCGCGGCCTTGCTCGGCCAACAACACACCATCGACGGTATGTACCGCGAGCACAAGAATCCGTTGTTTGACTACGTCCAGCGTCGCGGCCGCGAGCGCCACAACCTCGATTCGCTGGCGGTGGAGCGTGAAGACGTGCGCGGCATGCTCAAGTTGCTGCGGGCGGGCCGGGCGATCTGGTACGCACCGGACCAGGACTACGGCGCCAAGCAAAGCATCTTCGTGCCGCTGTTCGGTATTCAGGCCGCGACCGTCACCGCCACCAGCAAGTTTGCACGGCTGGGCAAGGCACTGGTGGTGCCGTTCACCCAGGAACGACTGGCCGACGGCAGTGGCTATCGCCTGGTGATCCACGCGCCGCTCGAAGGTTTCCCCGGCGAAACCGAAGAAGCCGACTGCCTGCGCATCAACCAATGGATCGAAGGTGTCTTGCGCGACTGTCCGGAGCAATACCTTTGGGCACATCGGCGCTTCAAGAGCCGTCCACCCGGCGAGCCGAAGTTATACGCAAAACGCGGTTGA
- a CDS encoding patatin-like phospholipase family protein, with protein MSPAEPVTGLILSGGGARAAYQVGVLAAIAELLPLGADNPFPVIVGTSAGAINAVSLASGATDFRAAIERLTAFWQGFRSHLVLRSDWPGVISQATRFVSHSLLGLGTQVPVALLNSSPLRDLLDDKLQMNGIAEAIAQKQLHAVAVTAFGYESGQAVTFYQGGGTIDAWLRHRRIGIPTQLSVDHLLASSAIPLLFAPVKIGEEYFGDGAVRQSAPISPALHLGASRVLVVGVSGNPRGVDPEQPLQRAYTGQQPTLAQIGGHMLNSTFIDSLESDIELLQRLNQFSHLMPDGTPTRALGVAPVEVLVISPSQPIDEIAARHRQELPAALRLFLRGPGATKTSGAGVLSYLLFEAGYCSELIDLGRRDALAKRGELCRFLGLPVAERV; from the coding sequence ATGAGTCCTGCTGAACCGGTTACAGGGTTGATTCTTTCCGGCGGCGGGGCTCGGGCGGCTTATCAAGTCGGCGTACTGGCGGCAATCGCTGAGCTGCTGCCGCTGGGCGCTGACAATCCTTTTCCGGTAATAGTCGGCACCTCCGCCGGGGCGATCAATGCAGTCAGCCTGGCCAGCGGCGCCACGGACTTTCGCGCGGCGATCGAGCGACTGACAGCGTTCTGGCAGGGCTTTCGCAGTCATCTGGTGCTGCGCAGCGACTGGCCGGGCGTGATCAGCCAAGCTACGCGGTTTGTCAGTCATAGCCTGTTGGGCCTTGGCACGCAGGTTCCGGTGGCGCTGCTTAACAGCTCACCCTTGCGCGACTTGCTCGACGACAAGTTACAGATGAACGGCATCGCCGAAGCCATCGCGCAAAAGCAGCTGCACGCGGTTGCCGTCACGGCCTTCGGCTATGAGTCCGGCCAGGCCGTCACCTTCTATCAGGGTGGCGGCACCATCGACGCCTGGTTGCGCCATCGCCGCATTGGCATACCTACTCAATTGTCCGTCGACCATTTGCTCGCCAGTTCGGCCATTCCGTTGTTGTTCGCGCCGGTGAAAATCGGCGAAGAGTATTTTGGCGACGGCGCGGTGCGCCAGTCGGCACCGATCAGCCCGGCGTTGCACCTGGGCGCCAGTCGAGTGCTGGTGGTGGGCGTCAGCGGCAACCCGCGCGGCGTCGACCCCGAGCAGCCGCTGCAACGCGCTTACACCGGACAGCAACCGACACTGGCGCAGATCGGCGGGCACATGCTCAACAGTACGTTCATTGACAGCCTGGAAAGTGACATCGAGCTGTTGCAGCGCCTGAACCAGTTCAGTCACCTGATGCCCGATGGCACGCCAACCCGCGCGCTCGGCGTGGCGCCGGTAGAGGTGCTGGTGATTTCTCCGAGTCAACCGATCGACGAGATTGCCGCGCGTCATCGACAGGAATTACCGGCGGCGCTGCGTCTGTTTTTGCGTGGGCCGGGGGCGACCAAGACCAGTGGGGCAGGGGTGTTGAGTTATTTACTGTTCGAGGCGGGATATTGCAGCGAATTGATTGATCTGGGGCGGCGCGATGCGTTGGCCAAGCGGGGGGAGTTATGCCGTTTCCTGGGGCTCCCGGTGGCTGAAAGGGTTTGA